The Streptococcus viridans genome contains the following window.
TTAAAGATGTGGCGACTGAATCTGACTTTATGACCTTGGCTCCAGAAGGGCTTGGGATGACCAAGCAAGAGTTAGAAATGTTTGCTGAAGAACAAGCACAAACAGACAACCAATTATGTCTTTTGTTATACTTGAGTGAGGATTTGGTAGGCGTCTTAAATATTGCGGCGGATCAAAATAGGGCCTTGCGTCATATTGGAGATCTCTTTATCGTTGTTCGAAAGGCCTATTGGAATAAGGGCTTGGGTCGTATTCTCCTAGAAGAAGGAATCGCATGGGCAGAAGGTACCAACCTCCTTCGGAAATTAGACCTCAGTGTCCAAGTTCGAAATGAACGAGCCGTCCATCTCTACCAAACGCTAGGATTTGAAATTGAAGGTCTCCGCAAGAGGGGCGTATACAAGGAAGGGGAATATCTGGATGTTTACCTAATGGGTAAACTGATAGATGGACAGAATCTATGATTAAAAAAATTCTATTAATGTTTTTTAGTTTGTTGGCCGTAACGACAATCGGGCTTGGAGCCTATGGGCTGACCATCCTCAATCAGTCGACAAATTCGTTGAGTAAGACTTATAAAGGGATTGGCGATGAAAACAATGTCATCGCAGAAAACAAACCAATGACCATCTTGCTCATGGGGGTGGATACTGGATCAGGCTCAAGAGAGGATCAGTGGGTAGGGAATAGCGATACCATGATTCTCGTGACAGTGAATCCACAGACGCGTGA
Protein-coding sequences here:
- a CDS encoding GNAT family N-acetyltransferase, yielding MEQVLDLFLKEAEASDAERLLDFFKDVATESDFMTLAPEGLGMTKQELEMFAEEQAQTDNQLCLLLYLSEDLVGVLNIAADQNRALRHIGDLFIVVRKAYWNKGLGRILLEEGIAWAEGTNLLRKLDLSVQVRNERAVHLYQTLGFEIEGLRKRGVYKEGEYLDVYLMGKLIDGQNL